Sequence from the Streptomyces sp. NBC_00358 genome:
CTCGTCGCCGACACCCGCCGTCCGGTCCTGCTCTTCGAAACAGGACTGCCGACACGGTTCTACGTCCCGCGCGAGGACGTCCGTCTGGAACTGTTCGTCCCGACCGACCACCACACCGGCTGCCCCTACAAGGGCACGGCCGAGTACTGGTCGTGGCGGGGCACGGCCGGCGTTCCGCGGAACATCGTCTGGAGCTACCCGCAGCCGTTGCCCGCGGTGGGCGCGATCAGGGATCTCCTGGCCTTCTACAACGAGGCGGTCGACATCACCGTGGACGGTGAGAGCCTGGCGCGTCCGGTCACGCCCTTCACCAGAACGCTGTCGCAGCAGCCGCCATCGAGCTGACGGCCCTGCTTCGGCCATGAGCAGGCCGATGCCGGTGACCACTGCGTGCCGCGATGGAGTACCTGCGCGGTGAGCCGGGCCGGGGGCGGGATAATCCGGGCGTGATCCTCACCGCGCGACAGCTCGCTCTGGCCACCCTGGACCGTCAGTTCCTGCTGGAGCGCCGACGTGTCGATGTGGCGGAGGCGGTTCGTCGGCTCTGCGCGCTGCAGGCGCAGGCGCCGGCCTCGCCGTACCTGGCTCTGTGGAACCGCGTCCAGGACTTCGTGCCCGGGGATCTCGACGCCGCGTTCACGGATCGCCGGATCGTGAAGGCGACCCTCATGAGGATCACGCTGCACGCCGTCCACGCCGAGGACCACGCACCCTTCTACGCCGCCATGGTGAGGAGCCTGCGGGCGTCCCGCCTGTACGACCGCCGCTACACCTCGACGGAGCTGACCGACGCCGACGCCGACGGGTTGCTTCCAGGACTCGCCGAGATCCTGGCGCGACCCCACACGGGCGCCGAGGTGGAAGCAGACCTCGCCGGGCGGCTCGGTGAGCACGCGCGCCGGCTGTGGTGGGCGCTGCGGACCTACGCGCCGGTCCAGCACGTGCCGGCCGGAGGCCCTTGGTCGTTCACCCAGCCGAACACCTACATCGCCTCCCCGGCCACCTCCGGATCCGCGCCACAGGACGCGGAGGCGGCCGGGGTGCGGCGCCTGCTGCTCAGCTACCTGAGGGCGTTCGGACCCGCGTCGGCCCAGGATTTCGCCCGGTTCACCCTGCTGGGGCGCGCGGTCGTCACCCAGGCGCTGCGGGAGCTCGGAGACCAGGTGGTCCGGGTACAAGGTCCGGACCGCGCCGCCCTGTTCGACCTGGAGGGCGCCACCGTACCCGGCGAGGACGCCCACGCGCCCCCGAGGCTGCTCCCGATGTGGGACAGCACCTTGCTCGCCCACGCGCTCCCCGGCCGGGTCATGCCGAGGGAATACCGGCCGCTGGTCGTGCGGCGCAACGGCGACATCCTGCCCACCCTGCTGGTCGACGGACAGGTCGCCGGAGTGTGGCGCGCGGTCGAGGGCGGCCTTGAACTGACCGCCTTCCACGAACTCGGAAAGACAGCGTGGCAAGGCCTGACCGCCGAGGCGGAGAAACTGACGGCACTGCTCGCCGACCGGGATCCACTCGTCTACCGGCGCTACTGGCACTGGTGGGACAAGGGGATTCCCGGTGCCGAGAGCAGAATGGTCAGGGACTGACAGCCAGGCGGGGCCGCCGAGTCGACCTGGTGACAAGGAGGGGTGCGGACAGTCCTCCGCCGGACGCCCCGGCGCGAGGGGCGACCGATACCGGGTGCCGTTGATCCCGACGGACTGTGGTCGCGGGGCCCCTCGCCGGTACGGTGGGAATCCCCCTGAGGGAGGTTCAGGTTCGTGTCTCCTGACAGCATGTGGAGCATCGGCGAGCTCGCCGAGCGTGCTGGTGTCACCGTCAAGACGGTCCGGTTCTATTCGGATCGCGGTCTGCTGCCCGAAGGCGTCCGAAGCACCGGCGGCCACCGCCGGTACGGCCCCGAGGCACTTGACCGGCTCCACCTGATCCGCTCCCTGCGTACCCTCGACCTGCCGGTTCCCGAAGTCGGCCGTGTCCTCGACGAGGAGGACACGCTGGAGGACGTCGTCGCGCGGCAGTTGCGGCAGGTCGGCTCACGCCTGGCCGCCCTGCGCTGGCAGGAGGCGGCCCTCCGACTACTGCGGGACTGTCCCCCCGAGGAACGCGCGGAGCGGCTGCGGCTGATCGGGGCCGTGTCCGTCCCGCCCAGCACGGCGGCGCTCGCGCGCTTCTGGCGGCGCTGGCTGCCGCCACGCCTTCCGGCCCGGCTTGTCTCCTCCATCGTCGAACACGCGGTTCCGCAACTCCCCGAAGGCCCGACGCCGGTCCAGGTACTTGCCTTCACCCGGTTGCACGCCTTCGTCACCGCCCCCTGCCCCGGCCCCGACAACGGCCGGCCCGCGGCACACCGGCCGGACGGAGGCCGCCCGGCCGTGCTCTACGACGGTCTCACCGAGGCGTACGCGCTTGCCTCGCCGCTGCTGCGGGCGGAGCGGCCACCGCACGGCGGTGAGGCACTCGACTGCTTCGTCTCCGCCTACGCCCGCTCGCGCGGCGCACGTGACACACCCGCCTTCCGCCGTGCGCTCAGCGGGGTGCTGGCCGCGGACCCGCGCATCGACCACTACTGGAAACTCACCGGGGAGATCATCGGCCCGTCGGAACCCACCCCCGGGACCATCCACGACTGGCTCTGCGCGGCACTGGACGATCAACTCGCCCGCCAGGCGGGCTGATTCGGTTCTGCCTCCCACCGCGTACCCCGGTGGGAGGCAGACCCTTCTCAATGCTTCGTGTCAGGACCGGGCGAGGACGCAGAACTCGTGGCCCTCGGGGTCGGCCAGACACGTCCACGGGACGTCGCCCTGGCCGACGTCGAGGTCGGTCGCGCCGAGGGCCCGCAGCCGGGCCACCTCCGCCGCCTTGTCGTCACCGGGGTCCGGGACCAGGTCGAGATGGACGCGGTCCGGCACGGTCTTCACGCCGGGCGTGCGGAGGAACTCGAGATACGGGCCGACCCCCTTGGCGGAGCGCCACACCGCGTGATCGTCGGTCACCTCGTGCAGGGTCCAGCCGATCGCCTCACCCCAGAACCGTGCCATGGCCCGCGGATCCACGCAGTCGACCACCACCGCGGCGATCGGCCCCGTGTCCCGGTAGACGTCCCGGGGCTCCAGCACACAGAACTCGTTGCCCTCCGGGTCGGCGAGGACCGTCCACGGCACATCTCCCTGGCCCACATGGGCGGGCGTCGCGCCGAGAGCCGTCAGGCGCGCGACCAACTCCGCCTGATGCGCAGCGGAGGTGGTGGCGAGATCGAGGTGCACACGGTTCTTCGTCGTCGACTTGGGTTCCGGGACGGCGATGACATCGACGCAGAGTCCGACCGGGTCCAGCCAGTCGAAGCCGGCGGGTTTGACGGCGGTCGCGCCCGCTTCCTCGCCGGCGAGATGCCAGCCGAGCGCGCCCGCCCAGAACCGGCCGACCGCCGCGTCGTCAAGGGCCTTCATGTTCACCAGAACGGGTCGCAGTGTCATGCCGACGACCCTACGCACGCCGCGACGGCCGCGACGACACCCGCGGGTGTCGTCGCCGAGCAGAGATCGACTCGAACGGTCCGCGAGGCTGTGGACCTGTCCGGGGCGGACATCGGACCCGCACGCCGCGCCCCGGTCACACCCACAGCCTCGTGCGGGCCTCTCCGTTCACCGTTCAGAACGCCCACCGCGTATGGGAGTAGACCCCGTCGTCGCGACCGAAGCCGTACGCCGTCGCCGGGGCCACCGCGAACACCATCACGTCTCCCTTGCGGAAGGCGTCCCCGATCCCGTGGAAGGTGCCTTCCGGGGAGGTGATGTGCGGACCGTATTTCGTTTCGTACGCCGCGATCACCGCTTCCAGGACCGCAGGATCGGCAACCGGCTCCGCCTTGCCCTCGATCACCAGGTCGAGCCCCTCGGTGAGCGAGTTCCCGCCGGTGGTCAGCGCGCAGTGTGCGTCCTGGGCGAGGTTCTTCGCCTTCTGCTCGCCCCTGCCGGTGGAGAAGTACAGCACTCCGTCGTGCCAGGCGGCGATCACAGGGGTGACGTGCAGCCGGCCGTCGGGCCGGACCGTCGACACCCAGAAGATCTCTGCGGCCTCCATCTGCCGCTGGGCCTCGGCCCACTCGGTGGCCGTGACCTCCGCGGCACCCGGGCGGGGCTGGAACGCGGAGCTGTATCGGGCATCCAGCTCGGTGACGGGCTGCCTTGCGGGTTCCTGCGCGGGCATGACGAACTCCCTTCCTCCACCTGACAACGACCTGTCGCTGTTCCAGGATGTCCGTCCGGTCAGGAAGCCACGGTGGCGTTCAGCCCGTAGTCCAGCTCCGAGCCGTCGACCAGAACGGCCTCGACCGTGCGCGTACGGGGGTCGATGTCGGCCACGATCCCGTCCCCGGCGTAGCGGGGATAACCGGTCTCACCCGTCTCGCCGGTCGCCTCCACGACCGCCGATCGCACGGCTGAGTCCTGCACGGACGCGGCGTCCCTGTTCTCAAGGTATTCGGGGACCAGCAAGACGGTGAAACGCTGGGACTCGGTAGTCATGCTCCGGTATTTAAGTGCCTCTCCGGCCGCCCGTCGCGCAGGCGCACGGTGGGTCTCGCGCACCGGGTCCGTCGGCCGGAAGCCCGAGGAGCGTCCCGAGGGAATCGCCGACGAACCCGGGGCACCGTCCGGTTTCCTTGCCGCGGCTGCGCGGCCGCGCAGTCCTTGTGGCGCCGCCCGGCGCCGAGGCCCCGGAGCAGTACGCCGAGCGGTACATCGAGCCGTCGGCCGAGCGGGCGACGGCGGTGGGACGTGCCGTGCCGAGGGGGAAGGCATCGATCGTGCCGCCGATCCGGGCGGTGCCGCAGGGCACGACGGCGTCCCGCCTCCGGACGGGCGCCCGACACACCCGCGGTACCGCTCCAGGCCTGAGTGACGGCAACCGTATCCGCAGGACGGTTCGGCGACCTGCCGACCGACCAGAACAGATGGGCCGACCGTGAAGTGCAGGAAGACGGAATCACGAACGAGCAAGGCTTCACCCGCTGGTGGCCGCGCCGGCGGCCACGCAGGGGGTTGGGCCGGGCGGCTGGCCGCGGTCATGGGGGTCCTCGTGCTCTGCGCACTGCCCGCCGGTCCGGCGGGCGCGGCACAAGGGAACGGTGACTCACTCACCGGAGCGCCGCTGTTCGTGTCCGACTACGGCAACGACCGGGTGCTGAGACTGCCGGCGGACGGGGGCGGTCAGACGACGGTCCCCCTGGTCGGTGTGGTGCGCCCGACCGGTATGGCGTGGGACGCCGCCCGCGATCTGTACCTCTCCGACACGGGAAACAACAGGGTGGTGAGGCTGCAGGCGAAGGGTGGGGAGCAGTCGACCGTTCCCACCGTGGGCCTGTCGCGCCCGCTGGGCCTCGCCGTCGGCACCGGAGGCAGCCTCTACATCGCCGACAGTTTCAACGACCGTGTCGTGAAGATCCCCTCCGACGGCAGCGACCAGACGACCGTCCCCACCACCGGGCTGCTCCATCCCTGGGGCCTGGCGCTGGGCAGGGGCGGGGACCTGTACATCTCCGACTTCGTCAACGACAGGGTGGTGAGGATCGCCGCGAAGGGCGGCGCTCAGAGCACCGTCCCCACCGTCGGCCTGTCCCAGCCGACCGGGCTGGCGCTGAACGCCGCAGGGGACCTGTACATCTCGGACAGCGGTAACAACCGCGTGGTGAAGGTGTCCGCGGGCAGTGGCAGGCAGAGCACAGTGCCCACCACCGGTCTGAGCGATCCGCTGGGCCTCGCCCTGGACGGCCGCGGCAGCCTCTATGTGGCCGATGGGTTCAACAACCGGGTGGTACGAGTCCGGGAGGCCGGCGGAGGGCAGACCACGCTTCCCGTCTCCGGCCTCAACACCCCGACCGGTCTCGCGTTCCCGCCGGTCGACAAGCGGCCCAGGTGACACCGGACATCACGCTCGGGACGAGGGAGCGGCGCCCTTCCGCGTCGCGCGGTCCGGGCGCGCCGCGTGGGCGGAGGGACTGGCGGGGGGCCGGGCGGCGCGTGGCCGCCCGGTTCACGGTCCCTTCGGCAGGGGGCCGCCCGCAGGCTGGAGTGCCGTGGTGTC
This genomic interval carries:
- a CDS encoding winged helix DNA-binding domain-containing protein; translation: MILTARQLALATLDRQFLLERRRVDVAEAVRRLCALQAQAPASPYLALWNRVQDFVPGDLDAAFTDRRIVKATLMRITLHAVHAEDHAPFYAAMVRSLRASRLYDRRYTSTELTDADADGLLPGLAEILARPHTGAEVEADLAGRLGEHARRLWWALRTYAPVQHVPAGGPWSFTQPNTYIASPATSGSAPQDAEAAGVRRLLLSYLRAFGPASAQDFARFTLLGRAVVTQALRELGDQVVRVQGPDRAALFDLEGATVPGEDAHAPPRLLPMWDSTLLAHALPGRVMPREYRPLVVRRNGDILPTLLVDGQVAGVWRAVEGGLELTAFHELGKTAWQGLTAEAEKLTALLADRDPLVYRRYWHWWDKGIPGAESRMVRD
- a CDS encoding helix-turn-helix domain-containing protein; its protein translation is MSPDSMWSIGELAERAGVTVKTVRFYSDRGLLPEGVRSTGGHRRYGPEALDRLHLIRSLRTLDLPVPEVGRVLDEEDTLEDVVARQLRQVGSRLAALRWQEAALRLLRDCPPEERAERLRLIGAVSVPPSTAALARFWRRWLPPRLPARLVSSIVEHAVPQLPEGPTPVQVLAFTRLHAFVTAPCPGPDNGRPAAHRPDGGRPAVLYDGLTEAYALASPLLRAERPPHGGEALDCFVSAYARSRGARDTPAFRRALSGVLAADPRIDHYWKLTGEIIGPSEPTPGTIHDWLCAALDDQLARQAG
- a CDS encoding VOC family protein; the protein is MTLRPVLVNMKALDDAAVGRFWAGALGWHLAGEEAGATAVKPAGFDWLDPVGLCVDVIAVPEPKSTTKNRVHLDLATTSAAHQAELVARLTALGATPAHVGQGDVPWTVLADPEGNEFCVLEPRDVYRDTGPIAAVVVDCVDPRAMARFWGEAIGWTLHEVTDDHAVWRSAKGVGPYLEFLRTPGVKTVPDRVHLDLVPDPGDDKAAEVARLRALGATDLDVGQGDVPWTCLADPEGHEFCVLARS
- a CDS encoding pyridoxamine 5'-phosphate oxidase family protein; this translates as MPAQEPARQPVTELDARYSSAFQPRPGAAEVTATEWAEAQRQMEAAEIFWVSTVRPDGRLHVTPVIAAWHDGVLYFSTGRGEQKAKNLAQDAHCALTTGGNSLTEGLDLVIEGKAEPVADPAVLEAVIAAYETKYGPHITSPEGTFHGIGDAFRKGDVMVFAVAPATAYGFGRDDGVYSHTRWAF
- a CDS encoding virginiamycin B lyase family protein, with product MLCALPAGPAGAAQGNGDSLTGAPLFVSDYGNDRVLRLPADGGGQTTVPLVGVVRPTGMAWDAARDLYLSDTGNNRVVRLQAKGGEQSTVPTVGLSRPLGLAVGTGGSLYIADSFNDRVVKIPSDGSDQTTVPTTGLLHPWGLALGRGGDLYISDFVNDRVVRIAAKGGAQSTVPTVGLSQPTGLALNAAGDLYISDSGNNRVVKVSAGSGRQSTVPTTGLSDPLGLALDGRGSLYVADGFNNRVVRVREAGGGQTTLPVSGLNTPTGLAFPPVDKRPR